The sequence TTGGCGGTGTCCGACAGATGGGCCGTGCCCTTGTCGGCCGCCACCACCAGATAGGGATCGTCGCCGTCGTGGCACACTACCCGGGGCGGATGAACCACCCGCCCGCCTTCGAGATTGTCGGTGAGATCCAGCAACGCGCGCATGAAGGCGCCGTAGGCCGCTTCCCCCTCGGCACCGTTACGGGTGACGAAACCGCCCTTGGCCCCCTGAGGGACGATGAGGGCGTTCTTGAGCATCTGGGTCCGCATCAACTCCCAGATCTCGGTACGGAAATCGTCAGGGCGGTCGGACCAGCGGATACCGCCGCGGGCGATGCGGTCGCCGCGCAGATGCACCGCCGCCACCGCCGGACCGTGGACGAAAACCTCGAACCGGGGCCGGGGCGACGGCAGGGAAAAACCCTGTAGATTCTCGAGCTTGAAGGCGAAGCGGTCTTCGGCGCCGGGACGGTAGAAATTGGTCCGCACCGTCGCCTCCAGCAATTGGAACAGGCCCCGCAGAATGCGGTCGGCATCGAGGGTGGTGAGCGTTCCCAGCGCCTTGAGAAGCCGTTCACGCAGGGAATCCGGCGCCGCAGCCGCGCCGGGGCCGGAGCGTTCGGGGTCGAAGCGGGCGCCGAAATATTCCACCAGCAGGCGGGTAATGTCGCGGTGCTGCAGCAGCACCTGCCGGAAACGGGCTGCGCCATAGGGCTGGCCCAGCTGGAACCAGTAGTTGCGATAGGCCCGCAGCATTCCGATCTGACGCCAGTCGAGGTCGGCGGCCAGCACCAGTTCGTTGAGGGAATCGTCATCGCAGCGCCCGGCCAGCACCGCATCCAGCAATGAGATCACCCGGGAGGCGGCGGCTGCCAGCCGGGACCGCTGCGGCGGATAATCCAGGTAGAAGACACGCAGATACACGCTCCCCTGGGGCAGGGGGAAGACGAAACGGGACTGGTCGAGCACCCGCAATCCCAGATGCCGCAGCGGCGCCAGGAATTCGTCCAGATAGCGGTCCTGACGGCTGTAATGGCGCAACATCGCCCCGCCCTCCTGCGGCTGCAGCAGCAGATGCTCCGCCGGCGCGGCAGGGAGGGATTCGATCTGGCGCCAGTCCAGCGCCGCCACTTCGGGCGGCGTGACCTGACGGTAACCGGGCGGCAGATGGCGAAGCAAGGCCATGCCCCCCTGGCCGGCATGGCCCTCGAATTCAACGTTCCAGCGGTTGGTCATTTCCGTGTTCTCCCGTTTTTCCTTCCCGCACGTACCACAACCGGACGCATCCTCCCTGCAGGGGGCAACGGGAACAAGGCGTCAGACCACAGCGGGAGGGCCGTTTCAAATAGCCGAGGCGCTCCAGTTCCGCCAGCATCTGCCGCACCAGCGCCTCGCTCGTCCCCAGCTCCTCGGCCAGGCGGCGCACATCCACACTGCCCTGCCGCACCCGTTCCAGCAACCGGGTCAGCATCCCAGCCACCAGGCCGCCAGACGATAGACGCCGATCCCCAAACCGAAGGCCAGGGTCAACGTCAAGGCCATGTCGAACAGGGTCCAGCGCCAGCTACCGGTCTCCTGGCGGATGACGATCACCGTGGCCAGACAGGGAATGTACACCATGGTCACCACCAGAAACGCCAGCGCCGTCGGCAGGGGCACCGCCTCGCTCAACACCTGGCGCAGGCCGCTTCCCTCGGCGTGGTACAGCACCCCCAGGGTGGCGACCACGTTCTCCTTGGCGACGAAGCCGGTCAGCAGCGCCACCAGCAGCCGCCAGTCCATCCCCATCAGCGCCCCCAGCGGAGCCAGGGCGCGGCCGAAGGCGGCCAGCCAGCTGTGCGCCACCCCGGGACCGGGATAATGGCTCAAGGCCCAGATCACCGCCGACATCGCCAGAATGATACCGCCGGCGCGCTTGAGGAACTCCAGGCAGTGATGCCATACCGCCAGACCCACGTTGCGCCACACCGGCCAATGGTACAGGGGCAGTTCCATGATGAAGGCTTCGCGGCCGCCGCGCAGCAGGGTCCGGCTCAGCAGCCACCCCAGCGCCATGACCAGCAGCAGGTTGAACGCCACCAGCCCCCAGGCCACCCAGGGCGCCTGGCGGCCGAAGAACACCGGCGCCAGGAAGGTCAGCACGCCCCAGCGGGCGCTGCAGGGCACCAGGGGGATCAGCAGGATGGTCAGCAGACGGCTGAGCGGGGATTCGAGAATCCGCGTCCCCAGCACTGCCGGCACGTTGCAGCCGAAGCCGAGGAACAACGGCAGAAAACTCTTGCCATGCAGCCCGATGGCGTGCATGAAGCGGTCCATGACGAAGGCGGCCCGGGCCAGATAACCGCTGTCCTCCAGTACCGCCATGATGACGAAGAACACCGCCAGCACCGGCAGGAAGGTCAGCACCGTCCCGGCGCCGCCGAGCACCCCTTCGGTCACCAGGGCCACCGCCCACGGCGGCCAGCGCGGCTGCAGCCACGCCGCCACCCGGTCCTGGAACGCCACCAGTCCGGCGTCGAGCCATTCCTGCAAAGGCAGGGCGACGGCGTAGGTGAGATAGAACACCAAGCCCAACACCGCCAGCAGCGCCAGCAGACCCCAGAAGGGATGGGTGGCGATGCGGTCGATACGGTCCGTGAGGCTGATCTGTCCCCCGCGGGGCTGGTGCAGGGCTGCGCGCAGCAGGCGGGCGATCCATTCGTAACGGGCGTTGACCACCGCCAGCACCGCATCCTCGTGGGTGTGAAGCAGATCCGACAGCGTCCGCCAACGTTCCTCGGGCAACCAGGCACGCACCTTGTCCGTGATTTCACGGTCGCCTTCCAGCAGTTTCAGCGCCACCCAGTCGGGCGGATAAGGGGTGGGAACGAGCCCGGCGATCAGCTCCTGGACCTGATGCCAGAGGTCGCGGGTTCGCGAATCCAACTCGGGACGCCGGGGCTGAAAACGGGCCGGGTTCTCGGCCAGGGCGACCACCGTTTCCAACAGCTCCCGAACCCCCTGGTTACGGCTGGCCACCAGAGGGATCACCGGCAATCCCAGGGCGGCCTCGAGCACGTGCGCTTCGACCCGGATACCCTCCTGCTCGGCCAGGTCCATCATGTTGAGGGCCAGGATCACCGGCACCGGCAGCGCCAGCACCTCGGCGAGCAGGTACAGGCCCCGTTCCAGCTGAGCGGCGTTGGCCACCAGCACCACCACGTCGGGACGCTCGTGGATGATGAAGTCGCGGGCGATGCGCTCCTCCTCGGAATTGGCGGTGAGGCTGTAAGTGCCGGGCAGGTCGATGAACTCCAGCAGCACGTCCTCCCGGTAACGGTGGAAGCCGGTCTTCTTCTCCACCGTCTTGCCGGGCCAGTTGCCCACGTGCTGATTGAGGCCGGTGAGAAGATTGAACAAGGTGCTCTTGCCCACGTTGGGCTGACCGGCCAGGGCGATGACGTAACGCTTCGGCTCCGGGGACGGGGAGGGTGCGCCCTCAGCCGAAAGCGCCGCCTCCCCCACTTTCTCCCCCCAGATCCGCTCCGCCTCCCCACGACCCAGCGCCACCCGGGTGCCGGGACCACGCACCACCAGGGCACCGCGGTTCTGCAGCACCGTCAGGGTCGTTCCCGGAACGATTCCCAGCGCCGCCATCCGGCTGACGAAGGTACCGCCGCCTTCCAGGCGGCGAACGATGATCCGGTCACCCTCGGCGAAACGGGACAGGGGTTGCACAGTCACACCATCCATGCGGACACTTTAGCAAACGGCAAATTCCAGGCACAATGACACAATCGCCAACAGCCCCTTCTCCACCGTGGAATACCCAACCGACAGGTGTCAGCATGAACGATACCGAACTTGTGCTTTGGCGCCGGCATTTCCCTGACCTCGATCCTGCCGACCCGGCAAACGCCGAGCTGGTGGCGGCGGCGCGCCCGGTGCGGCTGCCACCGAACCAAACCCTGTTCCGTCCCGGATCGTCCTGTCAAAACTACGCGCTGGTGACTTCCGGCCGTATCCGGGTACAGCTTCTGGCCGCCAGTGGCCGCGAGGTCCTGCTCTATCAGGTGGGCCCCGGCGATGCCTGTGTTCTCACCACCGCCTGCCTGCTGGGGCAACGGCCCTATCCCGCGGAAGGTTTCACCGAAACCGAGGTTCACGCCTTCGTCATCGACCACGGAACGTTTCAGAGCACCCTGGAAAGCTCCGAACCGTTCCGGCGCTTCGTGTTCGAAAAGCTTTCCCAGCGCCTGACCGAAGTCATCAACCGTATGGAGACGGTGGCCTTCACCGGAGTCGAACCGCGTCTGGCCCGACGCCTGCTGGAGAGCCCGGAAAGGCGCCTGACGATCACCCACCAGGCCCTGGCCACCGAACTGGGTTGTGCCCGGGAGGTGATTTCGCGCCATCTCAAACGTTTCGAACGCGCCGGCTGGATTCGTCTGACCCGCGGCGGCATCGAGATCCTCGTCCCTGCAGCCCTGGAACATGTTTCCAAGGCTGTGTGACCCGATCACAGACCGGGTCACCACACCTTGCTAATCTGGCCTTCCTCTTCCCGGAGGGCGCCTTCTCGCAGGCGCGACTTGTCAACCATAATAGAGAGGATAGTGCCATGCATTTCATTTCCAGCCTCATCGGCATCAACCTGCTGAGCCCCCATGCGGTTCCCTTCGCCGCTCCCCTGGTGATCGCCGCCTTCACCGGTTTCACCATCGGCGCGATCATCATTTCCCTGATGGATGCAAAACCCGTTTCCCATCAGGAAAACTGATTTCCGACTTCAGTGACGGCCGCCATATGGCGGCCGTCGTTTTTTCCATCCCGACCCATCCAAGACTAAACTGGTAACCGATACGCCTTATCAATCACAGGAATCGGTTATGCGTCCATCCCACCTCGCCCCTGTCTGCCTCTTCATCATGGTACTGCTGCTGGCCGCTTGCACCGGCACGGTGCAGGAAACCCCGCCGCCCCTGACCATCCCGCAAATCATCGCCCTCAGCCGCCAGGGCGAATCCGCTTCGGAAATCATCGCCCGGATTCGCGCCAGTCACACGCTCTACCGCCTACTGCCCAACCAGATCGAACGCTTGCGCCGCGAAGGGGTTCCTGAAGCGGTCATCGACTATATCCAGCGCCAATACCGGCAGGCGGTACGGCGCTATCCGGAGCTGAACGACTGGGAATCCTGGATCCTTTATGAGGGTTACTGGTATGCGACGCCCGACGGTGGCGCGGACGTATGGCTGGAAGAGTGATTTTCCAGCCACGCCCTCAAATCCCGGAAGAACCGTTCCAGCGCCTGCCCGGCGGCGATCGCGGCCCCTTCGGCGGTCGGCCGGGCCGGCTGGTGGTAGCGGAACAGGCGGGAGCCGAGAATCCGGCCACTTCGAGCATCCTGCCAGACGGCCTGCAAGGCCAAGTGCACCCGGCTGCGGCCATCGGCGGCGAAGATCTGTTCCAGTCGCAACAGAGTGATGCTCAGGCGCTGGTCCGCCTCCACCGGCATGCCGGGACGCACCACCGCGCGATAAGGCAGATGCGGCGCCAGGGTTTCCATCACCGCCCGGTCGAGCAGCTCGGCGGGTGGTGCCAGCCAGCGGTGGCGGGCATAGTGAGACACCTCCGGTCCCTCACGCCGGTAAAGGATTTCGACCCCCTGCAGCGAAGCAGCCGCCGTGACCGGATCGAACCGCAACACCTTTTCCCCCGCGACAGGCGGCATCTCCTGCAGCGGCGCTGCCTCCAGGCTCAGCAGGCGCTGAGGCTGGGGACGCTGGGGCAACAGTGAGCAGCCCGCCAGCAGCATCGCCAGCGCGAAAAAAGAAAGAAATCGCCACCCTTTTTGGCCCAGCTCTGCGCAGAAACCCCGTGTCATGAAATCAGGTCCGTCAACAACACTACGCTTTCAGGAAAACAGCGGTGTAGTTTCCGAAATCGCTTTCAGAATCTCTTCCGGAGAGACGGCGTCCGCTGGAATCCGGGGGCGGATACTGCGCAACCGCGCCAGCCGATCTTCCGGAGAAATTGGCTTCGGCTTGAGGATCTGTTCCAGGCAGTGAATTAATTCACTGTTGATGGAACGGTGATGTGCTTTCGCAGCCGCCTTGAGCCGCTCGTAAAGATCATCGGGGATGTTCTTCAGGGTGATCGTCGCCATGATGCTGCACTTTACTTCGTTTTGAAACCATTATGGTTCTCCGAAAGTCCGATTTCAAACGGCCGGCCGGGTTCTGCTCATTCCCCAGGCCCCGGCGGTGGCTGCGGCGGGCCGTAGATCAGGGCGTTGGGATTCTGGCTGAGGCGGCGGGTCAGGCGGCGCAGCTCACGGGCGCTGGCGCCCACCTCCAGGCTCAGGCGCTGGATTTCCGCTTCCAGGGTGAGAATCGCCTGATGCAGGTCACGGCCGGTGGCGGTGCTGGTCCGCTCCAGCTCCCGGCCCAGACGGGTGACGACGGTGGCCGCCTGGGTCAGTTGCGCCGCCAGACGGTCGTAATCGGTCAGCAGGCGGTTGAGATGACGGCTCAGTTGCGGCAGCGATTCGCCCGCCGCGGCCAGGTCGCGGCTGAACCGGGCCGTTTCGGTCAGCAGGCGATCCAGATTTCCCCGATTCCGGGCCAAAGTGGCGGTCACTTCATCGAGATTGGCCAGAATGTGATGCAGCGCCTGGATGTTTTCCTGATCGAGCACCGCCGCCAGCCGCGCCCCGAGCTCGTCGATTCGCGCCGCGGCCCGGCTGACGGCTTCATCGAGGCGGCCGGCCGGCGAGGGGCGGGTGGGGATCACCGCCGTCCGGCCGTCCGGCAGCGGGCTGGCCAACGGCCGGCCGTGGGCACCCCCTTCCAGCTCCACGAAGGCGATGCCGGTCAGCCCCTGAAACTTGAGGATGGCATAGGTGTCGGTGCGGACCGGTGTGCCTTCGGCGATGTCCAGGCGCACCTGTACCCGGGTGGGATCGGCCGGATCGAGGGACAGCGCCCGCACCAGACCCACGTCGACCCCCCGGTATTTGACCGCGGCGCTGGGATTGAGCCCGGCCACCGACTCGTGGAAATAGGCCAGATACGGGCGGTAGCGGGTCACCCCCAGATCGGAGGCCAGCCACAGGCCGGCGACGATGGCGGCTGCCGTCAGCACCAGCACGAACAGGCCCACCAGGACGTAGTTCACCTTGGTTTCCATTCCCCCCCTCTCCGCGTGTGGCGGGCGGCGAAATAGGCGGCGACGGCCGGATGCGGGTGGTGGACCAGCTCCCGGATGGGGGCCACCGCCACCAGCCGGTGTCCGGCGAGAAAGGCCACCCGGTCGGTGGCGTTCCACAGGGTGTCGAGATCGTGGGTCACCATCACCACCGTAAGATCGAGCAGGGATTTGAGCTCGACCACCAGCGCGTCGAAGGCGCCGGCGGTGACCGGGTCCAGGCCGGAAGTGGGCTCGTCGAGGAACAGCACCTCGGGATCGAGCACCAGGGTCCGGGCCAGGGCGGCGCGCTTGACCATGCCGCCGGACAGCTGACGCGGATACTTGGCGGCGTCCCCGGCCTCCAGACCGGCCAGCTCGATCTTGAGCATCACGAGTTCCCGCTTGAGGAAAGCCGGCAGACGGGTGTGCTCGTCCAGGGGGAAACGCACGTTCTCGAACACCGTCAGGCTGCTGAACAAGGCCCCGTTCTGGAACATGAACCCCAGACGCAGGCGCAAGTGGCGCTCGGCCTCCCCGCTCAGACGGCGGGCGTCGCAGCCGAACAGACGGATCTGACCCGACGTGGGTCGGTGCAGCAGCGCCATGGTGCGCAGCAGCACGCTCTTGCCGCTCCCCGAGGCGCCGATGATGGCGAGGATCTCGCCGCGGCGGACGGTCAGGTCGATGCCTTCGTGGACCACCGTGGCGCCAAAGCGGTTGTGGACGTCCTTCAGTTCGATGACCGCCTCGTCCATCACAGATCCAGCTTGTTGAACAGAATGGAAAACAGGGCATCGACCACGATCACCAGAAAGATGCTCTGCACCACGCTGCGGGTGGTGGCGTAACCGACGCTGGTGGCCCCGCCCCGCACCCGGAAGCCCTGGTGGCAGCCGATGGCGGTGATGAGAAAAGCGAACACCGGCGCCTTCACCAGACCGACCCAGAAGGAACTGGGCATGAGGAAGGTCTGGGGCAGGCGCTCCAGATAATCCCTCAACCCCACTCCGAACAGCAGATCGGACACCACGACGCCGCCCAGGATACCGGTGAAATCGGCGAACACGATCAAAAGCGGCATCGCCACCAACATCGCCGCCAACTTGGGCAGGGCGAGGATCTCCACCGGCTCCAGCGCCAGGCTGCGCAGGGCGTCCACCTCCTCGGTGATCTTCATGGCGCCGATCTCGGCGGTGTAGGAGGAACCGGTGCGGCCGGCCATGATGATCGCGGTCACCAGCGGGGCGATCTCGCGCAGGATGGTCAGGCCCACCAGATCGACGATGTAGATATTGGCCCCGTACCGGCTCAGGGGGTCGCCTCCCTGGTAGGCGATCACCACCCCCATCAGAAACGACAGCAGGCCGACGATGAACAGGGCGTTGACACCGGCCCGCTGCGTTTCCGCCAGCAGCGCCCGCCAGCGGATGCGCCAGGGGCGCAGCAGCCAGCCCAGCCCTGCAAGCGCCAGGCGGCCGACGAAGGCCAGAAATCCCAACCCGTCGTCGATCACCTCGCAGACCGCCCGCCCCAGATGCGCCAGCCAGCGGGGCGACGGAATGGCCGGAGGCGGGGGAAGCTCCCGTTCCACCAGCGCCAGCAGCCGGCAGCGGGCCTCGCCGAAACCTTCCAGGGTCACGCCGATTCCCGCCTGGCGCAGCCGCGCCCTTAGATCGACGATGGCCCGGGCTCCGGCGGAATCCAAGGCCATCAGTTCACTGCCGTCGATGCACAGCGTCCGCCCCCGCTTGACGGGCAGGCGTTCCGGCAGCTCCCCCGGCAGGCACAACACGGTCCAGGCGCCGGTCAGATACAGGCGGTCACCGTCGAGACGCCAGCCCGCCGGCGCCGGAACCGACCGTTTGATCCACTCACACCCAACCACGCCGCCGCATCACCCGGTAGGCCCACACTTTGACGGCATCGATCAGCAGCATCCAGACGAAATAATAGCCGATGAAGAACAGAGCGAAATCCCAGCCCACCGGAACCATGAACCAGCCGTAGACCGCCATCAGCACCCCGATCACCCCGGTGGAGAGGTTGGCCGCCAGCAGCTGCCAGGAGGGAAACGGCCGGGTCCAGAGGAAGCGGTCGTAGCTGCGGGTGATGAAGATGGTGGTGTGACCGGCGATGACCAGTTTGAGGAAGATCGCCGAACGGATGAACTCCATCGAATAATGGAAATAGTGCACCAGCGCGAACAGCACCAGGAACGAAGACACCAGCCCCAGCACCCCCATCAGCGAGGCGATGCCCAGCACCTCGATGAAGTTCCAGCGCACCGGGCGCTGCGCCAGTTTGACGTTGTCGGTAGCGATGGCGAGGATGGGAATGTCGTTGAGCAACGCCAGAATGATGATCATGATGGCGGTGACCGGATAGAAGTTGAACACCGTGATCGCCAGGGTCAAAAACAGAATCAGGCGGATGGTTTCGTTGATGCGGTAGATGGTGTACGCCTTCATGCGCTCGAAGGTGCGCCGCGCCACCTTGATGCCGTCGATGATCACCGACAGCCCCGGCTCCAGCAGCACCACGTCGGCGGCGGCACGGGCGGCGTCGGTGGCGCCGGCCACGGCGATGCCGGCATCGGCCTTCCTCAAGGCCGGGGCGTCGTTGACCCCGTCGCCGGTCATGCCGACGATATGGCCGCCCTTCTGCAGTTCTTCGACGATGAAGTACTTGTCCTCTGGGAACACCTGGGCGAAACCGCCGGCCCGCTCGATTAGGGCGATGATTTCCGATTCGTGCTTGCGCACCAGTTCGCGCTGGGCTTCGGTCTTGACCAGGACATCCTCGAGGCGCTGCAGCACCTTGCGGGCGGCACGGCGGATCTCCTTGTCGCTGGCATCGGGCTTGAGTTCGGCATAGAGCGTTTCGGTGAGGATCTGGGCCACCAGGAACAGCTCGTGTTCGACCCCGGCGTGGAATTCCTTGATGTCGTAGACCTCCCCTTCGATCCCCAGCATGCGGGCGATCTGGCGGGCGATGGCCACGTTGTCGCCGGTGACCATCTTGACGTCCACCCCCATTCGGCGGGCCTCGGCGATGGTGGGGGCCGAATCCTCCCGCGGCGGGTCGTAGAAAGGGATCAGCCCCACCAGCTCGTAGGTTTCGCCGTCGTCGCGGCTGATGGCCACCGCGATGGTGCGGTAACCCTTTTCGGCAAATGCCTCCACCTTTTCCTGGGCCTGTTCGAGCACCTCCTCGTGGTGGTTGACCTGTTCGCACAGGGAGAAGATCACCTGGGGCGCGCCCTTGACCACCCGCAGCCGTTCCCCGCTGCGTTCCACCCGCGCCTCGGTACGCTTGCGGATCGGATCGAAAGGGATGAAATCCAGCTGTTTCCAGGCCGTCAGCCGGTTGCGCAACCCCATCTCCTCCAGCTTGCGGAAGATCGGAACCTCCAGTGGGTCCTGGTTTTCCTCGCGGCTGGCCAGCGCGGCATAGAGCAGCAGGTCTTCCAGCTGATAGACGTGGAAGGTGACCGGCTCGGTGATCTCCATGCGGTTCTGGGTCAGCGTACCGGTCTTGTCGCTGCAGAGGATGTCCATGCCGGCCATCTCCTCGATCGCCGCCAACCGGCTGACCACGGCGTTGCGACGCGCCATCCGCAACGCCCCGGCGGCCATGGTGACCGACAGCACCGCCGGTAGGGCCACCGGAATCGAGGCCACCACCAGCACCAGGGTGAAGCGCACCATCTCCAGCATCGGATCGTGGCGCCGGTAGGCCGCCGCCAGAATGGCCAAAGCAAGGACGATGGTGACGGCGATGAGGAAGTTGGCGATGGTCATCACCGCCTGCTGGAAATGGCTGCGCTCTTCGCGCTCGGCCTTGGCCACCAGCGCGACGGTCTTGCCGAAATAGGTGTTGAGGCCGGTGGCGGTGACCACCCCGGTCATCTCCCCCGCCTTGACCACGGCGTTGCTGTAGGCGAGATCACCGGGTTTTTTCTCCACCGGCAGGGACTCGCCGGTCAGGGCCGACAGGTCCAGCAGCAGGTAATCCCCTTCCTTGAGCTGGACGTCGGCGGGGACGATGTCACCGATCTTGAGCTTGACCACGTCCCCCGGCACCAGCTCGCGGGCGGGAATGATCTTCCATTTGCCCTCGCGCAGCGCCAGGGCGGTCTTGGAAAGCTTCTGCTTGAGGACCTTGAGGGCGCTGATGGCCTTGGATTCCTGGCGGAAGTCGATGTAGGCGTTGACCAGCAGCAGGGTGACGATGATGGCGAAATCCTCCCACTTCTGCACCAGCGCCGAGAGGATGGCGGCGATCTCGATCATCCACGGGATCGGCCCCCAAAAACGCTTGAACAGGCGCACCCAGAAGGAGGGCTCCTTCTCCGGAATCTCGTTGGGGCCGAAGATCTCCAGCCGGCGCCGGGCCTCGGCCTCGCTCAGGCCGGTACGCAGATTGGTATCGAGCAGATTGTCGATGGATACCGGGTGGTCTTTTTTACGCTTGCGTCCGAACATCGGTCCTCCTTCCAGGTGGGGTCAAAGCCAGCCTTTGCGCCGGAACCAGATCAGCATCCCTAAGGCGATCACGAGACAGACGCCCAGCACGGCAGGATAACCGTAACGCCACTCCAGCTCCGGCATGTATTTGAAATTCATGCCGTAGACGCCGACGATGAAGGTCAGGGGCATGAAGATGGTGGCGAACACGGTCAGCACCCGCATGATCTCGTTGGTGCGCATGCTGGCGCTGGAGAGATAGATGTCGAGCAGGTTGGCGCTGGTGTCGGCCAGGGTCTGGAGCAAATCGGCGATCTGGTGGGCGTGATCGAGACAGTCACGTAGATAGACCCGCACCGTCTCGCCGATCCACTCGTCGGCCTCGCGTACCAGCCTGCCAAGGGTTTCGCGCTGGGGCCAGGCGCTGCGGCGCAGCAGCAGGATATCGTGGCGCAGGCGGTAGATGTCTCCCAAGGCATGGCGGTCGGGGTTGACAATGAGGTTCTCCTCCAGCACCTCCATCTGGTCATCGAGCTGCTCCAGGACCGGAAAGGCGCCATCGACGGCCACGTCCACCAGGA comes from Methylomarinovum tepidoasis and encodes:
- a CDS encoding MlaD family protein, whose amino-acid sequence is METKVNYVLVGLFVLVLTAAAIVAGLWLASDLGVTRYRPYLAYFHESVAGLNPSAAVKYRGVDVGLVRALSLDPADPTRVQVRLDIAEGTPVRTDTYAILKFQGLTGIAFVELEGGAHGRPLASPLPDGRTAVIPTRPSPAGRLDEAVSRAAARIDELGARLAAVLDQENIQALHHILANLDEVTATLARNRGNLDRLLTETARFSRDLAAAGESLPQLSRHLNRLLTDYDRLAAQLTQAATVVTRLGRELERTSTATGRDLHQAILTLEAEIQRLSLEVGASARELRRLTRRLSQNPNALIYGPPQPPPGPGE
- a CDS encoding FeoC-like transcriptional regulator, producing the protein MLTRLLERVRQGSVDVRRLAEELGTSEALVRQMLAELERLGYLKRPSRCGLTPCSRCPLQGGCVRLWYVREGKTGEHGNDQPLER
- a CDS encoding ABC transporter ATP-binding protein produces the protein MDEAVIELKDVHNRFGATVVHEGIDLTVRRGEILAIIGASGSGKSVLLRTMALLHRPTSGQIRLFGCDARRLSGEAERHLRLRLGFMFQNGALFSSLTVFENVRFPLDEHTRLPAFLKRELVMLKIELAGLEAGDAAKYPRQLSGGMVKRAALARTLVLDPEVLFLDEPTSGLDPVTAGAFDALVVELKSLLDLTVVMVTHDLDTLWNATDRVAFLAGHRLVAVAPIRELVHHPHPAVAAYFAARHTRRGGEWKPR
- the feoB gene encoding ferrous iron transport protein B; translated protein: MQPLSRFAEGDRIIVRRLEGGGTFVSRMAALGIVPGTTLTVLQNRGALVVRGPGTRVALGRGEAERIWGEKVGEAALSAEGAPSPSPEPKRYVIALAGQPNVGKSTLFNLLTGLNQHVGNWPGKTVEKKTGFHRYREDVLLEFIDLPGTYSLTANSEEERIARDFIIHERPDVVVLVANAAQLERGLYLLAEVLALPVPVILALNMMDLAEQEGIRVEAHVLEAALGLPVIPLVASRNQGVRELLETVVALAENPARFQPRRPELDSRTRDLWHQVQELIAGLVPTPYPPDWVALKLLEGDREITDKVRAWLPEERWRTLSDLLHTHEDAVLAVVNARYEWIARLLRAALHQPRGGQISLTDRIDRIATHPFWGLLALLAVLGLVFYLTYAVALPLQEWLDAGLVAFQDRVAAWLQPRWPPWAVALVTEGVLGGAGTVLTFLPVLAVFFVIMAVLEDSGYLARAAFVMDRFMHAIGLHGKSFLPLFLGFGCNVPAVLGTRILESPLSRLLTILLIPLVPCSARWGVLTFLAPVFFGRQAPWVAWGLVAFNLLLVMALGWLLSRTLLRGGREAFIMELPLYHWPVWRNVGLAVWHHCLEFLKRAGGIILAMSAVIWALSHYPGPGVAHSWLAAFGRALAPLGALMGMDWRLLVALLTGFVAKENVVATLGVLYHAEGSGLRQVLSEAVPLPTALAFLVVTMVYIPCLATVIVIRQETGSWRWTLFDMALTLTLAFGLGIGVYRLAAWWLGC
- a CDS encoding plasma-membrane proton-efflux P-type ATPase, which produces MFGRKRKKDHPVSIDNLLDTNLRTGLSEAEARRRLEIFGPNEIPEKEPSFWVRLFKRFWGPIPWMIEIAAILSALVQKWEDFAIIVTLLLVNAYIDFRQESKAISALKVLKQKLSKTALALREGKWKIIPARELVPGDVVKLKIGDIVPADVQLKEGDYLLLDLSALTGESLPVEKKPGDLAYSNAVVKAGEMTGVVTATGLNTYFGKTVALVAKAEREERSHFQQAVMTIANFLIAVTIVLALAILAAAYRRHDPMLEMVRFTLVLVVASIPVALPAVLSVTMAAGALRMARRNAVVSRLAAIEEMAGMDILCSDKTGTLTQNRMEITEPVTFHVYQLEDLLLYAALASREENQDPLEVPIFRKLEEMGLRNRLTAWKQLDFIPFDPIRKRTEARVERSGERLRVVKGAPQVIFSLCEQVNHHEEVLEQAQEKVEAFAEKGYRTIAVAISRDDGETYELVGLIPFYDPPREDSAPTIAEARRMGVDVKMVTGDNVAIARQIARMLGIEGEVYDIKEFHAGVEHELFLVAQILTETLYAELKPDASDKEIRRAARKVLQRLEDVLVKTEAQRELVRKHESEIIALIERAGGFAQVFPEDKYFIVEELQKGGHIVGMTGDGVNDAPALRKADAGIAVAGATDAARAAADVVLLEPGLSVIIDGIKVARRTFERMKAYTIYRINETIRLILFLTLAITVFNFYPVTAIMIIILALLNDIPILAIATDNVKLAQRPVRWNFIEVLGIASLMGVLGLVSSFLVLFALVHYFHYSMEFIRSAIFLKLVIAGHTTIFITRSYDRFLWTRPFPSWQLLAANLSTGVIGVLMAVYGWFMVPVGWDFALFFIGYYFVWMLLIDAVKVWAYRVMRRRGWV
- a CDS encoding ABC transporter permease produces the protein MVGCEWIKRSVPAPAGWRLDGDRLYLTGAWTVLCLPGELPERLPVKRGRTLCIDGSELMALDSAGARAIVDLRARLRQAGIGVTLEGFGEARCRLLALVERELPPPPAIPSPRWLAHLGRAVCEVIDDGLGFLAFVGRLALAGLGWLLRPWRIRWRALLAETQRAGVNALFIVGLLSFLMGVVIAYQGGDPLSRYGANIYIVDLVGLTILREIAPLVTAIIMAGRTGSSYTAEIGAMKITEEVDALRSLALEPVEILALPKLAAMLVAMPLLIVFADFTGILGGVVVSDLLFGVGLRDYLERLPQTFLMPSSFWVGLVKAPVFAFLITAIGCHQGFRVRGGATSVGYATTRSVVQSIFLVIVVDALFSILFNKLDL
- a CDS encoding Crp/Fnr family transcriptional regulator, encoding MNDTELVLWRRHFPDLDPADPANAELVAAARPVRLPPNQTLFRPGSSCQNYALVTSGRIRVQLLAASGREVLLYQVGPGDACVLTTACLLGQRPYPAEGFTETEVHAFVIDHGTFQSTLESSEPFRRFVFEKLSQRLTEVINRMETVAFTGVEPRLARRLLESPERRLTITHQALATELGCAREVISRHLKRFERAGWIRLTRGGIEILVPAALEHVSKAV
- a CDS encoding ABC-type transport auxiliary lipoprotein family protein; this translates as MLLAGCSLLPQRPQPQRLLSLEAAPLQEMPPVAGEKVLRFDPVTAAASLQGVEILYRREGPEVSHYARHRWLAPPAELLDRAVMETLAPHLPYRAVVRPGMPVEADQRLSITLLRLEQIFAADGRSRVHLALQAVWQDARSGRILGSRLFRYHQPARPTAEGAAIAAGQALERFFRDLRAWLENHSSSHTSAPPSGVAYQ
- a CDS encoding FitA-like ribbon-helix-helix domain-containing protein — translated: MATITLKNIPDDLYERLKAAAKAHHRSINSELIHCLEQILKPKPISPEDRLARLRSIRPRIPADAVSPEEILKAISETTPLFS